In the Phaseolus vulgaris cultivar G19833 chromosome 7, P. vulgaris v2.0, whole genome shotgun sequence genome, one interval contains:
- the LOC137828333 gene encoding alpha-L-fucosidase 1-like, translating into MSMMVRLRLWWSSLFIIFTLLFQQLRFCTSGSVQTPVPPLPILPLPTYSQIKWQQREIVMFLHFGVNTFTDKEWGTGKENPAIFNPTGLNTTQWATVAADAGISLMILTAKHHDGFCLWPSKYTDHSVISSPWQGGKGDVVQDFVNAATAQGIDVGIYLSPWDRHDPRYGNDLLYNQYYLAQLQELLKKYQNVREIWFDGAKGPKAKNMSYYFSDWFSMVKELQSSINIFSDAGPDVRWVGEETGSAGYTCWSTINRTSLSIGNPNITRYLRSGDPKGTDWVPAECDISIRPGWFWHKSESPKKLSLLLDVYYNSVGRNCVLLLNVPPNKTGLITDVDAQRLKEFRSAIDTIFHHNLAEDGSIKVSSERMGFGAENMVDSDHLWSYWAPEDDGGEKEHWIEIWAREGNLLRFNVIAIQEAIGLGQRIKGHQIYVDGKLMVEATTVGYKRLHRLDAGEVHARVVRITITQTRALPLISSIGLYFDPFSHSKFTVT; encoded by the exons ATGAGCATGATGGTTAGACTTAGGCTATGGTGGTCTTCTCTCTTCATTATATTCACACTCCTATTCCAACAACTCAGATTTTGTACTTCTGGGAGTGTGCAGACCCCAGTACCCCCTTTGCCAATTCTCCCTCTCCCAACATATTCCCAGATTAAATGGCAACAAAGGGAAATCGTAATGTTCCTTCACTTTGGTGTCAACACATTCACTGATAAAGAATGGGGTACTGGCAAGGAAAACCCGGCAATCTTCAATCCCACAGGGCTCAACACCACCCAGTGGGCCACTGTGGCAGCAGATGCAGGAATTTCATTGATGATACTAACTGCTAAACACCATGATGGCTTCTGCCTTTGGCCTTCCAAGTACACTGACCATTCTGTCATCAGCAGCCCATGGCAAGGTGGCAAGGGTGATGTTGTTCAAGACTTTGTCAATGCAGCCACTGCACAGGGAATTGATGTAGGGATCTACCTTTCACCTTGGGATAGACATGATCCTAGATATGGTAATGATTTGCTTTACAACCAATATTACTTGGCTCAATTGCAAGAGTTGCTCAAGAA GTATCAAAATGTCAGAGAGATTTGGTTCGATGGAGCAAAGGGTCCCAAGGCAAAAAATATGTCCTATTACTTTTCAGATTGGTTTTCTATGGTGAAGGAGTTGCAGAGTTCCATCAATATCTTCTCCGATGCCGGTCCTGATGTAAGGTGGGTGGGAGAAGAAACCGGTTCTGCAGGATACACATGTTGGTCTACCATAAATCGAACCTCTTTGTCGATTGGAAATCCTAACATCACTCG GTATTTGAGGAGTGGTGATCCAAAAGGGACAGATTGGGTGCCAGCGGAATGTGATATCTCAATTAGACCGGGATGGTTTTGGCACAAGTCAGAATCACCAAAAAAGCTGAGCCTGTTGCTTGATGTTTATTACAATTCAGTTGGAAGAAATTGTGTGCTACTTCTCAATGTGCCTCCAAATAAAACTGGCCTTATAACTGATGTTGATGCTCAGAGATTAAAAGAGTTTAGAAGTGCAATTGACACTATTTTTCATCACAATCTTGCTGAAGATGGTTCTATTAAAGTTAGTAGTGAAAGAATGGGTTTTGGAGCAGAGAACATGGTAGACAGTGACCACTTGTGGTCCTATTGGGCCCCAGAGGATGATGGTGGTGAAAAGGAGCATTGGATTGAAATCTGGGCAAGGGAAGGGAATTTGTTGAGATTCAACGTGATTGCAATACAAGAAGCAATTGGACTTGGTCAAAGGATCAAAGGGCATCAAATCTATGTGGATGGTAAATTAATGGTGGAAGCAACAACAGTGGGTTACAAGAGGCTTCATAGGCTTGATGCTGGTGAGGTGCATGCTCGTGTTGTGAGGATCACAATCACACAAACAAGAGCACTGCCTCTTATTTCTTCTATTGGATTGTATTTTGATCCCTTTTCGCACTCTAAATTTACTGTCACCTGA
- the LOC137827844 gene encoding 3-ketoacyl-CoA synthase 6-like, translating to MEAISNNLPLPHAILPHPFSLLANHLLSKLSIFLWPFIFSLQTFLLLQNSKLMFHFVLLCFLLLCFLLKHFLSKPSPIYLVDFSCLKPPSHCRVPFATFIENASMWEVFDTESIDFMDKILHSSGQSEETCLPPALHYIPPKTHHTESIKEVQMVLFPILDDLLAKTNVSPLDIDILMINCSGFCPSPSLTSLVIGKYSMRSDIKSYNVSGMGCSASALCIDMAQNLLRVHKNSNALLLSTEILSTGWYSGNEKSKLLINCLFRMGSAAILLSNKKAANKTAKYRLVRTRRAQRAFDDKAYFSAFREEDSDGKLGVTLKRDLLNVAGETLRANISILGCDILPLSEKFRCGVSVIKKKFLKSDQTYVPNFKTVIQHFCLPCSGRPVIREIGKGLKLSERDIEPALMTLHRFGNQSSSSLWYELAYLEAKERVHKGDKVWLLGMGSGPKCNSVVFQCISPIVGEYKKGPWADCIHQYPIITMD from the coding sequence ATGGAAGCCATTTCCAACAACCTCCCTCTCCCCCATGCAATCCTCCCTCACCCATTCTCTCTCTTGGCAAACCACCTCCTTTCAAAACTCTCTATTTTTCTTTGGCCCTTCATCTTCTCACTTCAAACATTCTTACTTCTGCAAAACTCCAAACTCATGTTTCATTTTGTGCTACTAtgtttcctccttctttgttTCCTCCTGAAACACTTCCTCTCAAAGCCCTCTCCCATTTACCTTGTGGATTTCTCATGTCTCAAGCCACCAAGCCATTGCAGGGTGCCTTTTGCAACATTTATTGAAAATGCTTCCATGTGGGAAGTTTTTGACACTGAAAGCATAGATTTCATGGACAAAATCCTCCATTCCTCAGGACAAAGTGAAGAGACTTGCCTCCCCCCAGCCTTGCACTACATTCCTCCAAAGACTCACCATACAGAATCCATCAAAGAGGTGCAAATGGTTCTGTTCCCCATCCTGGACGATCTTCTTGCAAAGACCAACGTTTCACCTCTTGATATAGATATACTTATGATAAACTGCAGTGGCTTTTGCCCCTCACCTTCTTTAACCTCCCTTGTCATTGGAAAATACTCAATGAGAAGCGACATCAAGAGCTATAATGTCTCTGGCATGGGGTGCAGTGCAAGTGCCCTTTGTATTGATATGGCTCAGAATCTTTTAAGGGTTCACAAGAACTCTAATGCTCTTCTTCTCAGCACGGAGATTTTGTCAACAGGTTGGTATTCAGGCAACGAAAAGTCCAAGCTGCTCATCAATTGCCTCTTTCGGATGGGAAGTGCAGCAATCCTTCTCTCAAACAAGAAAGCAGCGAATAAAACTGCAAAATACAGGTTGGTTAGGACACGTAGAGCACAGAGGGCCTTTGATGACAAAGCTTATTTTTCTGCCTTTAGGGAAGAAGATTCTGATGGAAAACTTGGGGTGACACTGAAGAGGGACTTACTTAATGTGGCTGGTGAAACTCTCCGTGCAAACATCTCCATCTTGGGATGTGACATCCTGCCTCTTTCAGAGAAGTTTCGGTGTGGAGTTTCTGTGATCAAGAAGAAGTTCCTCAAGTCTGATCAAACTTACGTGCCAAATTTTAAGACAGTGATACAACACTTCTGCTTGCCATGTTCAGGGAGACCGGTGATTAGAGAAATAGGGAAAGGGTTGAAGCTCTCAGAGAGAGACATTGAACCTGCTTTGATGACACTGCATAGGTTTGGAAACCAGTCTTCTTCCTCACTGTGGTATGAACTAGCTTACTTGGAAGCCAAGGAAAGAGTGCACAAGGGTGACAAGGTTTGGCTGCTTGGAATGGGAAGTGGACCCAAATGTAACAGTGTTGTTTTCCAGTGTATTAGTCCTATAGTTGGAGAGTACAAGAAGGGACCATGGGCAGATTGCATCCATCAGTACCCAATAATAACCATGGACTAA